In Streptomyces sp. HUAS ZL42, the DNA window CGTCGTGATCGTCGCACGCAACCCGCAGGACAAGGGCTTCGTGCCGCAGCCGAAGCGGTGGAGGGTCGAACAGACCTACGGGACCCTGATACTGCACCGGCGCCTGGTCCGCGACTACGAGCACCGCCCCTCCTCCTCTGCCTCCCGCGTCTACTGGGCGATGACCCACGTCATGACCCGACGCCTCACCGGCACGAACACTCCCACCTGGCGCCCGGCACAGGCGGCGGCAGCGTGAACCTCCGGCCCCTGCTCGACGCCCTGGACCTCCAGGAAGAAGCCGCCCGGGCCCTGGCCGACGACCTCCGCGCACAGATCGACGACCTGCAGACCCGGCTGCGGGAGGCCGAGACACACCTGGAGCACCTCGCGATCACCCGCAAGACCGTCACCGGCCTCGCCGACCGGCTCCCGGCCGTCACGCCGGACCTGCCCGAGCACCCGGACTACCCCCGCATCCTCGCCGCCTTCAACCACGCGACCGGACCGCTACGGGCCAAGGACGTCTGCGAAGCCCTCGGCCACGAACTGCTGCCGAAGAACGTCGAAGGCACCCGCGCCAAGCTGAAACGCCTGGTCAAACTCGGGATCCTCACCGAGGCCGACACCGGCAACTTCGCCAGGAAGCAATAGCCGACACAACCTCCACCAGCAGCCTTGCCCCCACCTCAGCCAGAAACGGACATCACCTTACGAACCGCCCACTAATGGGTAGTCGAGCGAAGTCCGTGCGCCACGAGGCGCTCTGTTTGTATTCCCGGCTGAGCCGGGAGGAACTCGGAAGGAGGTTCCTGGGCCAATGACTTACCTGATGCCGAAAGGCGGAGGGGACAAAAGCATGTCAGGAAACCAGTGACCGGGCTCAGTTGTCGGGGACGGTGTGCTGGGTGGCCCGCGCGATATGGCGAAGACTGAATTGTTTGAAGCCCAATCTCCAGCAGATGCAAGTTCCCATCCGCCGGAAAGACAGCTGTAACCGGCGCCGCGTTCTGCACCAGGTTTCTATAGTTGGCCGGTGCACCTCCGGAGCGCGGAGCGATGCCCAGCGAGGGCATTCAAGGAGATGAGTGGGACGCCTACGTCGCGCTATGACGTACAGCAGAGACGAACGTGGGATCGCCTACGGGACGCGAGTCCTATGGCGACGGAGGTCCCGTAGTAGTCGCCGGAGCAACGCCCGGCCAGGGAGGACGGGAAAGCCGTCCGCAGGGCGAAGGGGACCAGGTGATTCGGACACCCGAAGATCCGGGAGGTATGCGAAATGCAGAGCGCCGCAACGGTGCTGGGTGTCCTGCGTGAACGCGGCAGGCGTGGTCTGCCGTGCAGTGAACTGTATCGACAGCTGTTCAACCTGCAGTTGTATCTGCTGGCCTACGGACGCATCTACGCCAACCATGGCGCGATGACGCCCGGGGTCACGCCGGAAACCGTGGACGGCATGTCGCAGCGGAAGATCAGCCGGATCATTGAGGCGATGCGTCACGAACGTTACCGCTTTCGTCCGGTCCGGCGCGTCCATATCCCGAAAAGCAATGGGAAGACGCGTCCACTGGGGCTACCGACCTGGTCGGACAAGCTCGTTGGCGAAGTCGTGCGCCTCCTGCTGGAAGCGTATTACGAGCCGACGTTCTCCGACCGCTCGCACGGATTTCGCCCCCGGCGTGGCTGCCATACCGCTTTGCGGGAGGTGGCCCACACCTGGACCGGGACAGCCTGGTTCATCGAGGGCGACATCGCCGACTGCTTCGGCAGTCTGGACCACCAGGTCCTTCTGACGACTCTCGGCGAGAAGATCCGTGACCAGCGGTTTCTGCGGCTGGTACGGAATATGCTGACAGCCGGATATCTGGAGGACTGGAGGTGGGGAGCCACGCTCTCCGGGGCACCGCAGGGCGGAGTGGCCTCCCCGATCCTGTCCAACATTTACCTGCACAAGTTGGACGAGTTCGTAGAGACAGTACTGATTCCGGAGTACACCCGAGGGGAACGTCGGGCCCGTAACCCGGCGTATTTGGAGTTACAGAGTCTGCTGCGGACAGTCCGTCAACACGGCGACCGGCCTTTGGCTCGTGCCGTGCGTCGACGGATGACCAGTCTGCCGAGTTCGGACCCGAATGATCCGCACTACCGGAGGCTGCGGTACACCCGCTACGCGGACGATCATCTCCTTGGTTTCACCGGACCAAGAGTCGAGGCCGAGCAGATCAAGCAACGCCTGGCAGCGTTCTTGCATGATGAACTCAAGCTGGAACTCTCCCAGGAGAAGACGCTGATCACTCATGCCCGTACCGGGGCAGCGAGGTTCCTCGGCTATGAGATCACGGTCCAGCACAACGACACGAAGAAGACCGGCCGTTACCGGCGTGTCAACGGACAGATCGCTCTCCGTGTCCCCCGGGACGTGATCAAAGCCAAATGCGTGCCCTATCTCGCCCGCGGAAAGCCCGCGAAGCGAAAGGACCTCGTCAACAGCACCGATCACGCAATCGTTGCCACGTTCGGGGCCGTTTACCGGGGCATCGTCCAGTACTACCTGCTCGCCGGGGATGTCTCCCGGCTGCACCGTCTGCGCTGGGTCATGGAGACGTCCATGCTCAAGACCCTTGCAGCAAAACACCGTTCGACCGTGCCGAAGATGGCCGCCAAGCACAAGACCAGAATCGACACGGACCACGGTCTCCGCATTTGTTTCGAGGCCCGAATCGAGCGGGAGCATAGGAAGCCGCTGGTGGCACGGTTCGGAGGAATCCCCCTCTATCGACAGCGGTCTGCGAAGATCGTGGACCGCCGGCCCGTCTGGGTGGACTACCCGCATAAAGAGCTGGTCACACGGCTCTTGGCGGACACCTGCGAAATCTGCGGGAGCACTGGTGATGTCACGGTGCATCACATCCGCGCCCTCGCCGACCTCGCTCATGCCGGATGGCCGCCGTCCGACTGGGCGCGCGTCATGCTCGACCGGCGCCGCAAAACGGTCGTGGCCTGCGACACCTGCCACGACCGCATCCACGAGGCACAGGCGGCCAGATCATTCACGCCGTGATCACTGGAGAGCCGGGTGATAGCGAAAGCGTCAAGCCCGGTTCGGCGGGAGGCCGCGAGGAAAAAGGAGCTGCCACGGCAGACACCTCGCCGCGCGGCCGACCCAACGGGTTGGCTTATGTTGCACCGGCGCCTTTCTCGCGATTACGAGACCCTTCCCGCCAGCTCCGAGGCCATGATCCACGTCGCCTCGATCGACAACCTCGCCAAGCGCATAAAGGACGAGACGACACCAACCTGGCGAGGGACTTACTAGAACAGAAAGGGCAATTCGCCTAGATCAAATGCCCTCTTAGTGACGCCAATGGTGGTGGACCTGCGCGACCTCTGCTTCAAGGACGTCGCGCAGGGCATCGTCGTCTGAGCTGAGCGCCAAGTCGTGCGCAACCCCCGCGGGAGATCGTCCCAGACTGGATCCTGACCGGTTGATGACCGGGGATGCCTAGTGTCGTTGTCACCGGGGACAGTCTCCGGCACAGCAGGAGGTCCAACGCATGACTCGCATCCGCACCGCGGCAGTGGCAGCGACCTTGGCGGCGCTCACCCTGGGCGCCTTCACCCCCGCGGTGGCCCACGCCTCTCCCACGTCCGATGCACACAGCCGTCAGCACAGCAGCATCTTGCAGAGCTCTTCCGACACCCTCGTGTACGCGCCGGGCACGCTGTACCGCAACCAGGCGTGGACCTCGGGGAACGGACGGGCCATCCTCCGCCTGCAGTCGGATGGCAACCTCGTGCTGTACAAGGACGGCCGCGCGGCCTGGCAAGCACCGGGCGCCTGGCCCAACGGCTACCGCGCCGTAATGCAGCAAGACGGCAACTTCGTTCTGTACGACGTCAACGGGCGGGCACTGTGGGCCTCCGGCACCTACGGCTGGGCGGGCGCCTACCTGGCCGTCCAGGACGACGGCAACCTCGTCGTCTACACCCGCGGCGGCGGCGCCCTGTGGGCGACGAACACCGGAGACTGACGCGCCCCAGGTGTCCCTCGACCCTTTCGCCGCGTCGCGGCGCGGCGAAAGGGCATTCGGCGCTGAAGCCGTCGACGAGGGACCGCATGCGTCCCCGCCTCACGAAGACCAACCGGGAACCGTCTCACCGTATGATCACCGCGGGAACGCCAAGACGCCAGGGAACTCCCGGCGGTTCTGGAACTCAGCGGTGTCACCGGCCGAACGCCGTAGAGGGTCTGCCTGCGACAGGGGACTCGCCGGGGCTGGCGGACCGGTGCCGCTCGCGGGCGTAGGCACGCAGCAGTGCATGGCAGCGGTACTGCCGCTCGCCGCTCTCCGTCTCCCCGACCTGCTCGATCAGGTGGGCATCGGCCAGGCGCACCATCAACAGTCCACCGGTCAGACTGTCGAACGACAGGACAGCGGCTGCCCGTTCGGCCGTGAAGGTCCCTTCCAGCGCCACGGCCAGCCGCCGGAAGGCCACGCGCTCCCAGCGGTCCAGGGTCGCGACCACCGCGTCGAACCGTTCGTTGAGGTCCAGTCCCAGAGTGGACAGCTCCGACAGCCGGTTTTCCCGCGTGCACTGTTCCAGCAGGCGGACGCACCGGGCCAGCCTCGCCGTGGGATGCGCCGCGAGTTGCGCCCCGGCAACGCCAACGGCAAGCGGCAGCCTCCCCAGCAGTTCAACGATCCGTTCTGCCGCCTCCGGTTCGGCCTCCACGCGCCCGTCGCCGATCTCCCGGCCGAGGGCCTCCACTGCCTCCGCGCGGGTAAAGGGACCGAGCCGCACCCTTGTGTGCCCCCGCAGCCCGTACAGGGGGGAACGACTCGTGACCAGTGCCAGCGAGCCCGGTCCCGCCGGCAGCAGGAGCCGGATCTGTCGGGCGGATCCAGCAGCGTCGACGAGTACGAGCACCCGGCGAGCTGAGCTCCACGAGCGGAAGGCCGCCACCCGTTCCTGCAGCGAATCAGGGACGGCACCGAGCGGCATACCGGTCGACCGGAGCATGCGGCCCAGGGCCGCCACCGCGACGTCGTCGCCCGGCGCGCCCTCGGCCAGATGCACGTAGAACTGCCCGTCAGGAAAGTGCTGGCGCAGGAGATGAGCGGCACGCACCGCGGTCGCGGTCTTGCCCACGCCGGGCATGCCCACCAGGCACACCACGGGCGCCGCAGGCCCGGACCGGCCGGCAGCCGCCACCTCGGCCACCCGCGCCAGCGTCCCACTACGTCCACTGAAGCGGACCAGGTCCGGGGGAAGTTGAGCCGGCCTCACCTGCAACCTGGCCGGTTCGGCCCCCGCTGACAGCGACGGATCGTCGGTCAACACCGCACGGTGGAGCCGCTGCGCATCCGGGCCCGGCTCCGTGCCCAGCTCAGCCCGCAGCCGGCTTCGCAGGGCCCGGTAGACCGCGAGCGCGTCATGGCGGCGGCCGCAGCGGTAGAGCGCTGTCATCAGCCGGATCGACAGCCCCTCATGGAACGGGTGCTGTCCCGCCACCAGGCCGGTCAGCTCCGCCACGACATGGCCGTGCCGCCCCAGCTCTAGATCGCAGTCGAGCCGCAGCTCCAGGGCCCTCAGCCGCGCCTCCTCCAAGCTGACGGCATGAGCCTGGAGGATGTCGCCCCGGCGGACGTCGGCCAGGGCCGAACCCCGCCACAGCGCCAGCCCCTGCCCCAGCAGCTCCCGCGCCGACGAGGCCCTGCCCGCGGCGAGCGCCTGCTGCCCCTCCTCCACCAACTGCTCGAACCGCCCGACATCGACTGCCTCGTCCGGCAGCGTCGCCATGTACCCGCCGGGCCGCGTCACCAGAAACCGGTTGGCATCCCCCTCCTCTTCGCGCACGGCCTTGCGCACCTCGTACACGCTGGTGTGCAGGGCCCTCAGCGCGTGACGAGGCGGGCGCGTGCCCCACACCTCGTCCACCAGGAGATCCGCGGGCACCACCTCCCGCCGCCTCAGGAGGAGCAGCGTCAGCACCTGCCGCAACCTCGGCGCGCTCGGCGTCAGCACACGCTCGTTCCCCAAGACCTCGAAGGATCCCAACAGACAGCACGTGACCGCGGAGTCCACCACGCCACCCCCTACCCCTGACCGGCCGCACCGGACGCGCTGTTCCAATGCGCCCGGCTCCGGCACCTTGAGCACCGCGTGCGCCGCCCCGCCCCTCGCGTCGCGGCAACCCATCGTATCCACCCGTGCACGCAGCGGAAGGTTGATGTAAGCCAGCGCACCCCGTGCTTCGCGCCATACGAGGGGCCGACGGGAGGCCCGCCGCGGCAGGCTCGTTCCGCACGGGCCACCGGGTGCTGCGCGGCACCATCGCTTTGTGCTCGCGATCGTGACGCCCGACGCCATCCTCCTCGTCCACGCCGTCGTCTCCGACGGTCCTAAAACAAGCTGGACCTCTGGCTGGCCTAGATCAGGTTCTGGGACCGCCCGGCCCAGGGGAAGCGCCAGCGGACCGGCCGGAACCGACAGCGAGCGCCGCCGGCGCCTCCGGTCGCACCGGACGCCGCAGCACGAGGCGGGCCCCTATGTCACGAAGACCAGCGGGCCCTTCCAGCTCAACAGGTCCCCCGGCGGTACTTCCCGGCCGGTGCGTTCGTTGGCGCGCCGGTTGCGGATCCGGTCGCGGTGAGGGTGGATACGGCAGGGCTTCGTCGAGTCGCGCGACCAGACGGCGGCCCCCGGCTGCTGACCGCAGCGGAGAGGGCGGCACCGGTGGACGCCGTCGCGGTGGTCGCTGAGGACCTGCGGCGGCGGTTCGGAGTCACGCAGGTGTCATTCCTCATCGTGGACCTGTGCCTGCCGCCTGTTGCACCAGCTGGAGGCCTCGTCGGTGCTGCTGGCCGGCGCCTACGACGACGCCTTCGACTTCCTGCCGGCGGTGACGGACAGCCGGGGCGGTCTTCCTGTTGCGCGCGAGCCGCAGATGACGTCCCACGGTGCGCGGCCCGCTGCCGGACGGCTCCTGTCTGACCATGGTGTGCGTGGGGAGGTACCGGGCCGGTGGCGGCTACGGGCGCCTGGAGGTAGGGATCGTCGAAGTCCGGATGGCCGTCACGCTGGCCGACGGTACTCGCCGCAGCGAGCTGTGGCGGATGATGACCACTCTCCTGGACACCGAGCGCTG includes these proteins:
- a CDS encoding BTAD domain-containing putative transcriptional regulator, producing MGNERVLTPSAPRLRQVLTLLLLRRREVVPADLLVDEVWGTRPPRHALRALHTSVYEVRKAVREEEGDANRFLVTRPGGYMATLPDEAVDVGRFEQLVEEGQQALAAGRASSARELLGQGLALWRGSALADVRRGDILQAHAVSLEEARLRALELRLDCDLELGRHGHVVAELTGLVAGQHPFHEGLSIRLMTALYRCGRRHDALAVYRALRSRLRAELGTEPGPDAQRLHRAVLTDDPSLSAGAEPARLQVRPAQLPPDLVRFSGRSGTLARVAEVAAAGRSGPAAPVVCLVGMPGVGKTATAVRAAHLLRQHFPDGQFYVHLAEGAPGDDVAVAALGRMLRSTGMPLGAVPDSLQERVAAFRSWSSARRVLVLVDAAGSARQIRLLLPAGPGSLALVTSRSPLYGLRGHTRVRLGPFTRAEAVEALGREIGDGRVEAEPEAAERIVELLGRLPLAVGVAGAQLAAHPTARLARCVRLLEQCTRENRLSELSTLGLDLNERFDAVVATLDRWERVAFRRLAVALEGTFTAERAAAVLSFDSLTGGLLMVRLADAHLIEQVGETESGERQYRCHALLRAYARERHRSASPGESPVAGRPSTAFGR
- a CDS encoding reverse transcriptase domain-containing protein → MQSAATVLGVLRERGRRGLPCSELYRQLFNLQLYLLAYGRIYANHGAMTPGVTPETVDGMSQRKISRIIEAMRHERYRFRPVRRVHIPKSNGKTRPLGLPTWSDKLVGEVVRLLLEAYYEPTFSDRSHGFRPRRGCHTALREVAHTWTGTAWFIEGDIADCFGSLDHQVLLTTLGEKIRDQRFLRLVRNMLTAGYLEDWRWGATLSGAPQGGVASPILSNIYLHKLDEFVETVLIPEYTRGERRARNPAYLELQSLLRTVRQHGDRPLARAVRRRMTSLPSSDPNDPHYRRLRYTRYADDHLLGFTGPRVEAEQIKQRLAAFLHDELKLELSQEKTLITHARTGAARFLGYEITVQHNDTKKTGRYRRVNGQIALRVPRDVIKAKCVPYLARGKPAKRKDLVNSTDHAIVATFGAVYRGIVQYYLLAGDVSRLHRLRWVMETSMLKTLAAKHRSTVPKMAAKHKTRIDTDHGLRICFEARIEREHRKPLVARFGGIPLYRQRSAKIVDRRPVWVDYPHKELVTRLLADTCEICGSTGDVTVHHIRALADLAHAGWPPSDWARVMLDRRRKTVVACDTCHDRIHEAQAARSFTP